In Minwuia thermotolerans, the following proteins share a genomic window:
- a CDS encoding demethoxyubiquinone hydroxylase family protein produces the protein MRKPLPGDTPLEERIARIIRVDQAGEYGAKRIYDGQLAVLGRSKSVETIRKMADQELHHMETFDRIMNERHVRPTLLSPIWHVAGFALGAGTALMGEKAAMACTEAVEEVIDEHYAAQAAELDDDEAELRETIERFRADELEHRDTARAHDAAGAPGYDLLTAGIKAGSRLAIWLSTRF, from the coding sequence ATGAGAAAGCCGCTACCCGGCGACACGCCGCTCGAGGAGCGCATCGCACGCATCATCCGGGTCGACCAGGCCGGCGAGTACGGCGCGAAACGCATCTATGACGGCCAGCTCGCCGTCCTCGGCCGTTCGAAGTCGGTCGAGACGATCCGCAAGATGGCGGACCAGGAACTCCACCACATGGAGACCTTCGACCGCATCATGAACGAGCGCCATGTCCGCCCGACCCTGCTCTCGCCGATCTGGCACGTGGCCGGTTTCGCGCTGGGCGCCGGCACCGCGTTGATGGGCGAGAAAGCGGCCATGGCCTGCACCGAGGCGGTGGAGGAAGTGATCGACGAGCACTACGCGGCCCAGGCCGCGGAGCTGGACGACGACGAGGCGGAGTTGCGCGAAACCATCGAGCGGTTTCGCGCCGACGAACTGGAACACCGCGACACGGCGCGCGCCCACGACGCCGCCGGGGCGCCGGGCTACGATCTGCTGACTGCCGGCATCAAGGCCGGCTCGCGTCTCGCCATCTGGCTGTCGACCCGGTTCTGA
- a CDS encoding disulfide bond formation protein B, which yields MSLFDRLDARLGLMIAVLAALPLAAALIAQYVFGLAPCPLCVWQRWPYLAALVLGAAAWALGWRSGWLAAAAALCFAASAGVGVFHAGVEEGLWQGLETCTGAGTPGDLDALRSQVLGTQPARCDQVPFAFLGLSIAGWNVVYGGFAAMLALTLAVRSTGRRSR from the coding sequence ATGAGCCTTTTCGACCGTCTGGACGCCCGCCTGGGACTGATGATCGCGGTGCTGGCGGCGCTGCCGTTGGCCGCGGCGCTGATTGCCCAGTACGTCTTCGGCCTGGCGCCCTGCCCGCTCTGCGTCTGGCAGCGCTGGCCCTATCTCGCCGCCCTCGTCCTGGGCGCCGCGGCCTGGGCGCTGGGCTGGCGGAGCGGCTGGCTGGCCGCGGCTGCGGCGCTGTGCTTTGCGGCCAGCGCAGGTGTCGGCGTGTTCCATGCCGGCGTCGAAGAAGGTCTCTGGCAGGGTCTGGAGACCTGTACCGGCGCGGGCACGCCCGGCGATCTCGACGCCCTGCGCTCCCAGGTTCTGGGGACGCAGCCGGCGCGCTGCGACCAGGTGCCCTTCGCGTTTCTCGGCCTTTCGATCGCCGGCTGGAACGTGGTCTATGGCGGGTTCGCGGCCATGCTTGCGCTGACCCTTGCGGTACGATCAACCGGCAGGAGGAGCCGATGA
- a CDS encoding YqaA family protein encodes MLRRLYNWTMSLAAHRRASWGLAGVSFAESSFFPIPPDVILIPMILADRRKAFRYAVIATVFSVLGGLAGYAIGAFLFETVGRPLLEFYGALDKFAEFSLRYNEEGGWIVFFFGVTPFPYKVITVASGATALNLVTFTAASVAARGLRFFLVAALLWWFGEPIRRFIERYLGILVLIFMVCLVGGFVAVRYFL; translated from the coding sequence GTGCTGCGGCGTCTCTACAACTGGACCATGAGCCTCGCCGCCCATCGGCGGGCGAGCTGGGGCCTGGCGGGAGTGAGTTTCGCCGAATCCAGTTTCTTCCCCATCCCCCCCGACGTCATTCTCATCCCGATGATCCTTGCGGACCGCCGCAAGGCCTTCCGCTACGCCGTCATCGCCACGGTCTTTTCCGTGCTGGGCGGGCTGGCGGGCTACGCCATCGGCGCCTTTCTGTTCGAGACCGTGGGCCGGCCGCTGCTGGAATTCTACGGCGCGCTCGACAAGTTCGCCGAGTTCAGCCTGCGTTACAACGAGGAGGGCGGCTGGATCGTCTTCTTCTTCGGCGTCACGCCCTTTCCCTACAAGGTGATCACCGTGGCCTCGGGCGCCACGGCTCTGAACCTGGTCACCTTCACGGCCGCGAGCGTCGCCGCACGGGGCCTGCGGTTCTTCCTCGTCGCCGCCCTGCTGTGGTGGTTCGGCGAGCCCATCCGCCGCTTCATCGAGCGCTATCTCGGCATCCTCGTCCTGATCTTCATGGTCTGCCTTGTCGGCGGCTTCGTCGCCGTGCGCTATTTTCTCTGA
- a CDS encoding acetolactate synthase large subunit produces MKASDLFVKCLEEEGVERIFGVPGEENADTMISLIDSKIEFVLCRHEQAAAFMADVYGRLTGKAGVCLATLGPGATNLVTGIADANMDRAPVVGIIGQAGTYRLHKESHQNMDSIAMFRPITKWAQTVSNAGAIPEIVRKAFKTAEAEKPGAVMIELPEDLAKHQVEGRPPLKPVRTRRPGADHKAVKEAVDVILKAKRPMILAGNGAIRKRAAKQLEIMAEKLGVGVINTFMGKGAVPRSSKYCLFTMGLQGKDHANVYIDKCDTIISVGYDLVEYSPSHWNKTPGKHMVHIDFWPAEIDSDYDVTVDVQGDIADALWQINEELDSRGIKEPPFNIDDVQPLRQTILDDFAMEKDDTSFPMKPQKVLWDVREFLGPEDIVLSDVGAHKMWISRYYQCDTPNTCLISNGFCTMGFAMPGSIGAKIAKPDSKVLAINGDAGFMMNVQDMETAARLGINVVWMVWCDGEYGLIKWKQQNQFDGKHSALAFTNPDFAAMANAFGIWGRNLESAEELPAALEEAFKQKGPALIALPIDYSENVKMTRRLGELEAVI; encoded by the coding sequence ATGAAAGCATCCGATCTTTTCGTGAAATGTCTGGAAGAAGAAGGCGTCGAAAGGATTTTCGGCGTTCCGGGCGAGGAGAACGCCGACACGATGATCTCGCTGATCGATAGCAAGATCGAATTCGTGCTCTGCCGTCATGAGCAGGCTGCGGCCTTCATGGCCGACGTCTATGGCCGCCTGACGGGCAAGGCCGGCGTCTGCCTGGCCACGCTGGGTCCGGGCGCGACCAACCTGGTTACCGGCATCGCCGACGCCAACATGGACCGTGCGCCGGTCGTCGGCATCATCGGTCAGGCCGGCACCTATCGGCTGCACAAGGAAAGCCATCAGAACATGGACTCGATCGCCATGTTCCGCCCCATCACCAAGTGGGCGCAGACCGTCTCCAACGCCGGCGCGATCCCCGAGATCGTGCGCAAGGCCTTCAAGACCGCCGAGGCCGAGAAGCCCGGTGCGGTGATGATCGAACTGCCCGAGGATCTGGCCAAGCACCAGGTCGAGGGGCGTCCGCCGCTGAAGCCGGTCCGCACCCGCCGTCCGGGCGCCGACCACAAGGCGGTCAAGGAAGCCGTCGACGTCATCCTGAAGGCCAAGCGGCCGATGATCCTGGCCGGCAACGGCGCCATCCGGAAACGCGCCGCCAAGCAGCTCGAGATCATGGCCGAGAAGCTCGGCGTCGGCGTGATCAACACCTTCATGGGCAAGGGCGCGGTGCCGCGGTCGTCGAAGTACTGCCTGTTCACGATGGGTCTGCAGGGCAAGGACCACGCGAACGTCTACATCGACAAGTGCGACACCATCATCTCGGTCGGCTACGACCTGGTCGAGTACAGCCCCAGCCACTGGAACAAGACGCCCGGCAAGCACATGGTCCACATCGACTTCTGGCCGGCGGAAATCGACAGCGACTACGACGTCACCGTCGACGTCCAGGGCGACATCGCCGACGCGCTCTGGCAGATCAACGAGGAGCTGGACTCCCGCGGCATCAAGGAGCCTCCGTTCAACATCGACGACGTGCAGCCGCTGCGTCAGACGATCCTGGACGACTTCGCCATGGAGAAGGACGACACTTCCTTCCCGATGAAGCCGCAGAAGGTGCTGTGGGACGTGCGCGAGTTCCTCGGCCCCGAAGACATCGTGCTTTCGGATGTCGGCGCCCACAAGATGTGGATCAGCCGCTACTACCAGTGCGACACGCCGAATACCTGTCTGATCTCCAACGGCTTCTGCACCATGGGCTTCGCGATGCCGGGCTCCATCGGCGCCAAGATCGCCAAGCCCGACAGCAAGGTGCTGGCGATCAACGGCGATGCCGGCTTCATGATGAACGTCCAGGACATGGAGACGGCGGCGCGGCTCGGCATCAACGTCGTCTGGATGGTCTGGTGCGACGGCGAGTACGGCCTGATCAAGTGGAAGCAGCAGAACCAGTTCGACGGCAAGCATTCGGCGCTGGCCTTCACCAACCCGGATTTCGCCGCCATGGCCAACGCCTTCGGCATCTGGGGCAGGAACCTGGAATCGGCCGAGGAGCTGCCGGCGGCGCTGGAGGAGGCCTTCAAGCAGAAGGGTCCGGCGCTGATCGCGCTGCCGATCGACTACTCGGAGAACGTGAAGATGACCCGGCGTCTGGGCGAACTGGAAGCCGTCATCTGA
- a CDS encoding DUF4169 family protein gives MAEIVSLNRFRKTRERARAAARAAENRVRHGRTGVEKRRDADAAARRERLLEGGRLTDDSDGDGGTAGAPSKK, from the coding sequence ATGGCCGAGATCGTCAGCCTCAATCGCTTCCGGAAGACACGCGAACGCGCCAGGGCGGCAGCGCGCGCCGCCGAGAACCGCGTGCGTCACGGCCGCACCGGCGTCGAGAAACGCCGCGACGCGGACGCGGCGGCCAGGCGTGAGCGGCTGCTGGAGGGCGGCCGGTTGACGGACGACAGTGATGGGGACGGCGGCACGGCCGGCGCTCCGTCGAAGAAATAG
- a CDS encoding AsmA family protein, producing MRAFLIILAILVALVFGALFAAPLVIDPEDYRGDVQAGLSRALGQPVRLEGELAFRILPTPRLTAGGVVVEGGSARDLDPILTARRAEMRLSLGSLLAGEFLAEHVELVEPVITLHADLTGRTNYAGLRAPDRGDGLSIGVLGISGGVLNYRDQPAGRVLSASDLSGAINLDGSAGSVTGHLAGVWQGRDVDVNFRLGQGARPSLFVEMNLDDTAMARFQGRLSDPSAGVAEGQFEADIADLRAFENVFALVPPGEEPVPLRFRAGARLDGSELVFDGISGMLADAAFGGRLGADLGASPALDVALAFDKLAGPPLLASLRHWPDGGATAARALDRLPELGVAIRLDVGLVEFGDGYVRQFTLDARLANGALSIGRVSALLPGGSDLAFSGELRLAAGAYRLDGSVEMVSDNLVSLLEWGGVTVPQDARGRLRNLSLSAAVGITSDVAQVTGIDLRLDQSRLTGGVAIALVERLSFSLDVAVDQINADAYAALFGLRAWRWGVLMPDPAAPRLPLLDRFDTNAIIRIDRLVAGSEVAEDVLLEAGLLDGNLTLTALRIGALQGAEVLISGRVDTPENPRFELEANVTAPDMGAFLGALGATGGGIAGRLRDVSLDAGLEGGFASAALSVAFGSAELDGRIEGAVADWLAAPGFDLRVSLESPSAPALRRLAFPDWRLPFVLAGPVTVEGSVTGSPERLGIAGRMDAMAARLDLIGEVGGSEEGETAYRFDARLRHGDVIALMESLWSGYRPSAAGGAALDVTAVAEGGSFSLRLAELEARAGDDRLNGAVGIDWRGKPEVIANVTDGRLDLGPYLPKSAVENETGGRRWSLAPIGTSWLRGVRLDATVDMERLTADGLSLAPFHASLAISDGRMVAEELRGGIGEGEIGGRMTFGADGVPFVEAEVQGRGVQLSPMLAVLLGEIPALEGDADFEAALEGRGVTAFDMIRALSGRVEVTRADLAFDPVDETLPAPDLEGLAGTLEATRGVLRTTRPFAAAEGPATIIGSVDLPRWRLDLELRGLEGAGGAEPGTLSIAGPVDAPRLSVAP from the coding sequence GTGCGTGCATTTCTGATCATTCTGGCCATCCTGGTCGCGCTCGTCTTCGGGGCCTTGTTCGCCGCGCCGCTGGTGATCGATCCGGAGGACTATCGCGGGGATGTCCAGGCCGGTCTGTCGCGGGCGCTCGGTCAGCCGGTGCGGCTGGAGGGCGAGCTTGCGTTCCGGATCCTGCCGACGCCCCGACTGACCGCCGGCGGCGTGGTGGTGGAGGGCGGTTCGGCGCGCGACCTCGATCCGATCCTGACTGCGCGGCGGGCCGAGATGCGTCTGTCGCTCGGCAGTCTGCTGGCAGGCGAGTTCCTGGCCGAGCATGTCGAACTGGTAGAGCCGGTGATCACGCTGCACGCGGACCTGACAGGCCGCACCAACTACGCCGGACTTCGCGCTCCCGACCGGGGGGACGGTCTCTCGATAGGCGTGCTCGGCATTTCCGGCGGCGTCCTCAACTACCGCGATCAGCCGGCCGGCCGCGTCCTGTCCGCATCGGACCTGTCGGGCGCGATCAACCTGGACGGCAGCGCAGGAAGCGTCACCGGTCATCTGGCCGGCGTCTGGCAGGGGCGTGACGTCGACGTCAATTTCAGGCTCGGCCAGGGCGCGCGGCCGTCGCTGTTCGTCGAGATGAATCTGGACGACACGGCGATGGCGCGGTTTCAGGGCCGTCTATCCGATCCGTCTGCCGGTGTGGCCGAAGGCCAGTTCGAGGCGGATATCGCCGATCTGCGCGCCTTCGAGAACGTCTTCGCGCTGGTGCCGCCGGGCGAGGAACCGGTGCCGCTGCGCTTCCGTGCCGGTGCCCGGCTGGACGGGTCGGAACTGGTGTTCGACGGCATCAGCGGCATGCTGGCCGACGCCGCCTTCGGGGGCCGGCTCGGCGCGGATCTCGGTGCATCGCCCGCTCTGGATGTGGCGCTGGCCTTCGACAAGCTGGCCGGCCCGCCGCTGCTCGCCTCGTTGCGGCACTGGCCCGACGGCGGCGCCACTGCGGCGCGCGCGCTGGATCGTCTGCCAGAACTGGGCGTCGCCATCCGTCTGGATGTCGGCCTGGTGGAGTTCGGCGACGGATATGTACGCCAGTTCACTCTGGACGCCCGGCTGGCCAACGGCGCGCTTTCGATCGGCCGCGTTTCGGCGCTGCTGCCGGGTGGATCGGACCTCGCATTTTCCGGCGAACTGCGTCTCGCGGCCGGCGCCTATCGGCTGGACGGCTCGGTCGAGATGGTTTCCGACAATCTGGTCAGCCTGCTGGAATGGGGCGGGGTGACCGTGCCGCAGGATGCCCGGGGCCGGTTGCGCAATCTCAGCCTGTCCGCTGCGGTGGGCATCACCAGCGACGTCGCCCAGGTCACGGGAATCGATCTGCGTCTGGATCAGTCGCGGCTGACCGGTGGGGTCGCCATCGCCCTGGTCGAGCGACTGTCCTTCAGCCTCGATGTCGCCGTCGATCAGATCAATGCCGACGCCTATGCGGCTCTGTTCGGCCTGCGCGCCTGGCGCTGGGGCGTCCTGATGCCGGATCCGGCGGCCCCGCGGCTGCCGCTGCTGGACCGCTTCGACACCAACGCCATCATACGTATAGACCGTCTGGTCGCCGGCTCCGAGGTGGCCGAGGATGTCCTGCTGGAGGCGGGCCTGCTGGACGGAAACCTGACGCTCACGGCGCTGCGCATCGGCGCGCTGCAGGGTGCGGAAGTGTTGATTTCGGGCCGGGTCGACACGCCGGAGAACCCGCGATTCGAGCTGGAGGCGAATGTCACGGCGCCGGACATGGGCGCGTTTCTGGGCGCGCTGGGCGCCACAGGCGGCGGCATCGCCGGCCGTCTGCGCGATGTGTCGCTGGACGCCGGGCTGGAGGGCGGCTTCGCTTCGGCCGCGCTGTCCGTGGCGTTTGGTTCGGCGGAACTGGACGGACGGATCGAGGGTGCGGTCGCCGACTGGCTGGCAGCGCCCGGGTTCGACCTCAGGGTGAGCCTGGAGAGTCCCAGCGCGCCGGCGCTGCGCCGTCTGGCGTTTCCGGACTGGCGGCTGCCCTTCGTGCTGGCGGGGCCGGTAACGGTCGAGGGGTCGGTGACCGGATCGCCGGAGCGGCTGGGGATTGCAGGCCGTATGGACGCCATGGCGGCGCGGCTGGACCTGATCGGCGAGGTCGGTGGAAGCGAGGAAGGCGAGACGGCCTACCGCTTCGACGCCCGCCTGCGCCATGGTGATGTCATCGCCCTGATGGAGAGCCTCTGGAGCGGCTACCGGCCGTCGGCGGCCGGCGGCGCGGCGCTCGATGTGACCGCGGTGGCGGAAGGCGGGTCCTTCAGCCTGCGCCTGGCGGAGCTGGAGGCGAGGGCCGGCGATGATCGCCTGAACGGTGCGGTCGGGATTGACTGGCGCGGCAAGCCGGAAGTGATCGCGAACGTGACCGACGGCCGTCTGGATCTGGGCCCGTACCTGCCGAAATCCGCGGTGGAGAACGAGACCGGAGGACGGCGCTGGTCGCTCGCTCCTATCGGGACGAGCTGGCTGCGCGGCGTCCGCCTGGACGCCACGGTCGACATGGAGCGGCTGACGGCAGATGGCCTGTCGCTGGCCCCGTTCCATGCATCGCTCGCCATCTCCGACGGTCGGATGGTGGCGGAGGAACTGCGCGGCGGCATCGGCGAAGGCGAAATCGGCGGCCGCATGACGTTCGGCGCCGACGGCGTGCCCTTCGTCGAGGCCGAAGTTCAGGGGCGCGGCGTGCAACTGTCTCCGATGCTGGCGGTGCTGCTGGGCGAGATCCCCGCGCTGGAAGGCGATGCTGATTTCGAGGCCGCCCTTGAGGGGCGCGGCGTGACCGCCTTCGACATGATCCGCGCGCTGTCCGGACGTGTCGAGGTCACACGCGCCGATCTGGCCTTCGATCCCGTCGACGAGACGTTGCCCGCGCCCGATCTGGAAGGCCTGGCCGGAACGCTCGAGGCCACGCGCGGGGTGCTGCGCACGACCAGACCGTTCGCTGCTGCCGAGGGCCCGGCAACGATAATCGGCAGCGTCGACCTGCCGCGTTGGCGGCTCGATCTCGAGTTGAGAGGTCTGGAGGGTGCGGGCGGGGCCGAGCCGGGGACACTGTCGATTGCAGGGCCCGTGGATGCGCCCCGGTTGAGCGTCGCGCCCTGA
- a CDS encoding ribbon-helix-helix domain-containing protein, with translation MKEHSQTPGGRRPRVPGTAVHKRSVRIAGHPTSISLEDAFWDALRELAEGREIKLSELVEEIDANRESQNLSSAIRVYLLETYRQALGAGGSAPRTEAGGGSTH, from the coding sequence GTGAAAGAACATTCTCAGACACCAGGCGGGCGACGCCCCCGCGTTCCGGGCACGGCCGTCCACAAGAGGTCGGTCCGCATCGCCGGCCACCCGACCAGCATTTCCCTGGAAGACGCTTTCTGGGACGCGCTGCGCGAACTGGCGGAAGGCCGGGAAATCAAGCTGAGCGAACTGGTCGAGGAGATCGACGCGAACCGCGAAAGCCAGAACCTTTCGAGCGCCATCCGCGTCTATCTGCTGGAAACATACAGGCAGGCCCTTGGCGCCGGCGGCAGCGCGCCGCGCACCGAAGCCGGCGGCGGCAGTACCCACTGA
- a CDS encoding bifunctional salicylyl-CoA 5-hydroxylase/oxidoreductase, with product MKINVIGGGPAGLYLAILLRKARGDLDVTVHERNRPDDTFGFGVVFSDETLGHFRDADPVSYEQIIERFAYWEEIDTHYRGEVIRSTGHGFCGISRLELLTILRQRAEELGVRTIFEADVTDVEALRDCDLLVGADGVNSTVRSAYAGRFRPTVDLKRNRFAWMGSTAPLKAFTFHFKENRHGHWMIHAYRFRGEAATWVVETTPETFEAAGLREDDEEGSVRYLEALFREELQGHPLLTNRSVWRRFPAVSCESWVHENVVILGDAAHTAHFSIGSGTKLAMEDAIALAGSVLGHGDDVKAALAHYDATRREEVEKTQHAANVSLQWFENVKRNFRLPPLQFNFSMLSRSKQITYDNLMMRDPAMVEAAGRWFVDDCRAKGLPVPENETPPPMFTPFRLRGMTLANRVVVSPMCQYSASDGVPDDWHLVHLGSRAIGGAGLIFTEMTDISADARISPGCTGLWNDEQEAAWKRVVDFVHARSAAKIAMQLGHAGRKGSTQLGWEAMDRPLREGNWPIVSASPIPYFPDSQVPKEMTAGDMDRVVEDFAAAARRADRAGFDMLEIHMAHGYLLASFISPLTNRRTDEHGGSIENRMRFPLQVFCAAREAWSADKPMSVRLSATDWMPEGLTEADFLAAAAMLKDAGVDLVDVSAGQTVPDQKPVYGRMFQTPFADAVRQDLGIPTMAVGNITTADQVNTIVLSGRADLVALARPHLADPYFTLHAAARYGHGRQHWPDPYLAGRDQLYAVARRDGEELAELRRQARAARPEMTRLSAD from the coding sequence ATGAAGATCAACGTGATAGGCGGGGGGCCGGCCGGGCTTTATCTCGCGATCCTGCTGCGCAAGGCGCGCGGCGATCTGGACGTCACGGTGCATGAACGCAATCGTCCCGACGACACGTTCGGCTTCGGCGTCGTGTTCTCCGACGAAACGCTGGGCCATTTCCGCGACGCCGATCCTGTCAGCTACGAGCAGATCATCGAGCGCTTCGCCTACTGGGAAGAGATCGACACCCACTATCGCGGCGAGGTCATCCGCTCCACCGGCCACGGCTTCTGCGGCATCAGCCGCCTGGAGCTGCTGACCATCCTGCGCCAGCGGGCCGAGGAACTGGGCGTCCGAACCATCTTCGAAGCCGATGTCACGGATGTGGAAGCCCTTCGCGACTGCGACCTGCTGGTTGGCGCCGACGGCGTCAACTCGACCGTGCGCTCGGCCTATGCCGGGAGGTTCCGCCCGACGGTCGACCTGAAGCGCAACAGGTTCGCCTGGATGGGCTCCACCGCCCCGCTCAAGGCCTTCACCTTCCACTTCAAGGAGAACCGGCACGGCCACTGGATGATCCACGCCTACCGCTTCCGCGGCGAGGCGGCGACCTGGGTCGTCGAGACGACGCCGGAAACCTTCGAGGCGGCCGGGCTGCGCGAGGACGACGAAGAAGGCTCGGTCCGCTATCTGGAGGCGCTGTTCCGCGAGGAACTGCAGGGCCACCCGCTGCTCACCAACCGTTCCGTCTGGCGCCGTTTCCCCGCCGTGAGCTGCGAGAGCTGGGTGCACGAGAACGTGGTCATACTGGGGGATGCGGCGCACACGGCGCATTTCTCCATCGGTTCCGGCACCAAGCTGGCCATGGAGGACGCCATCGCGCTCGCGGGATCGGTGCTCGGCCATGGCGATGACGTCAAGGCGGCGCTGGCCCATTACGACGCCACGCGCCGCGAAGAGGTGGAGAAGACCCAGCACGCCGCAAACGTATCGCTGCAATGGTTCGAGAACGTGAAGCGGAACTTCCGTCTGCCGCCGCTGCAGTTCAACTTCTCCATGCTCTCGCGCTCCAAGCAGATCACCTACGACAACCTGATGATGCGCGACCCGGCCATGGTCGAGGCCGCCGGGCGCTGGTTCGTCGACGACTGCCGCGCGAAGGGCCTGCCCGTGCCGGAAAACGAGACGCCGCCGCCGATGTTCACGCCCTTCCGGCTGCGCGGCATGACGCTCGCCAACCGGGTTGTGGTCTCGCCCATGTGTCAGTATTCGGCCAGCGACGGCGTGCCCGACGACTGGCATCTCGTGCATCTTGGCAGCCGCGCCATCGGCGGGGCCGGGCTGATCTTCACGGAAATGACCGACATCTCGGCGGACGCGCGGATCTCGCCTGGCTGCACCGGCCTGTGGAACGACGAGCAGGAGGCCGCGTGGAAGCGGGTCGTCGACTTCGTGCATGCGCGCTCGGCGGCGAAGATCGCCATGCAGCTGGGCCATGCCGGGCGCAAGGGTTCGACCCAGCTCGGCTGGGAGGCGATGGACCGGCCACTAAGAGAAGGCAACTGGCCGATCGTCTCGGCCTCGCCCATCCCCTACTTCCCCGACAGCCAGGTGCCGAAGGAAATGACGGCCGGTGATATGGACCGGGTGGTCGAGGACTTCGCGGCCGCCGCACGACGGGCCGACCGGGCCGGCTTCGACATGCTGGAGATCCACATGGCGCACGGCTACCTGCTGGCGTCGTTCATCTCGCCGCTGACAAACAGGCGGACCGACGAACATGGCGGGTCCATCGAGAACCGCATGCGCTTTCCCCTGCAGGTGTTCTGCGCCGCCAGGGAGGCCTGGTCAGCGGACAAGCCCATGTCGGTACGTCTCTCGGCCACCGACTGGATGCCGGAGGGGCTGACCGAAGCGGATTTTCTCGCCGCGGCGGCGATGCTGAAGGACGCGGGCGTCGACCTGGTCGACGTCTCGGCGGGCCAGACGGTGCCCGACCAGAAGCCGGTCTATGGCCGCATGTTCCAGACACCCTTCGCCGATGCGGTCCGCCAGGACCTCGGCATCCCCACCATGGCCGTCGGCAACATCACCACCGCCGACCAGGTGAACACGATCGTGCTCTCCGGGCGCGCCGATCTGGTGGCCCTGGCCCGCCCCCATCTCGCCGACCCGTACTTCACCCTCCATGCGGCAGCGCGTTACGGCCATGGCCGGCAGCACTGGCCCGACCCGTATCTGGCCGGCCGCGATCAGCTCTACGCCGTCGCCCGGCGCGACGGCGAGGAACTGGCGGAACTTCGCCGGCAGGCGCGGGCCGCACGACCGGAGATGACCCGTCTTTCCGCCGACTGA
- a CDS encoding PaaI family thioesterase has protein sequence MDARASELTLTEARRGAEEWFAPWVKDLGLVVEEIGRGRVRLRIPKNDRLNRMGGILSGQAMMAVADTAMVFAIRSCLSGGENIATVQQSTSFFRAVADADLICEARVVKEGRTTMFGDCLLHADGQAEKPAAQATVVYAVIPNR, from the coding sequence ATGGACGCGCGCGCATCGGAACTGACGCTGACGGAAGCCCGCCGCGGCGCCGAGGAGTGGTTCGCCCCCTGGGTGAAGGATCTCGGCCTGGTCGTGGAGGAGATCGGGCGCGGCCGCGTGCGACTGCGCATCCCGAAGAACGACCGGCTGAACCGCATGGGCGGGATCCTGTCGGGACAGGCCATGATGGCCGTCGCCGACACCGCCATGGTCTTCGCCATCCGGTCCTGCCTGTCGGGCGGCGAGAACATCGCCACGGTGCAGCAGTCGACCAGTTTCTTCCGCGCGGTGGCCGACGCCGACCTGATCTGCGAGGCCCGCGTGGTCAAGGAAGGCCGGACGACCATGTTCGGCGACTGCCTGCTCCACGCCGACGGACAGGCGGAGAAGCCCGCCGCCCAGGCCACGGTGGTCTATGCCGTCATCCCCAACAGATAG
- a CDS encoding HPr kinase/phosphorylase, translating into MPSSPTDSGVSILHATCVEVDGVAVLFEGPSGSGKSDLALRLVAEGARLIADDRTALSAAGGRLRARAPEPIRGFLEVRGLGIVRLEPSECAAEAAVAALIGLTANRIVVKRMPDPAERPVLGFNLPFLELYPFEESATAKLRMFLRTLADPEKLVE; encoded by the coding sequence ATGCCGTCATCCCCAACAGATAGCGGCGTCTCGATCCTTCACGCCACCTGCGTCGAGGTGGATGGTGTCGCGGTGCTGTTCGAGGGGCCGTCCGGCAGCGGCAAGTCCGACCTCGCCCTGCGGCTGGTCGCGGAGGGGGCGCGGCTGATTGCGGACGACCGCACGGCGCTGTCGGCCGCCGGGGGACGGCTGAGGGCCCGTGCGCCGGAGCCCATCCGGGGATTTCTCGAGGTGCGCGGCCTGGGAATAGTGCGGCTGGAGCCATCCGAATGCGCCGCCGAAGCGGCGGTGGCGGCGCTGATCGGGCTCACCGCCAATCGCATTGTCGTGAAACGTATGCCCGATCCGGCCGAAAGGCCTGTTCTCGGCTTCAACCTGCCCTTCCTGGAGCTATATCCATTCGAGGAATCGGCGACTGCGAAGCTGCGCATGTTCCTGCGCACGCTCGCGGATCCGGAGAAGCTGGTCGAATGA